One genomic window of Ammospiza nelsoni isolate bAmmNel1 chromosome 4, bAmmNel1.pri, whole genome shotgun sequence includes the following:
- the SMYD1 gene encoding histone-lysine N-methyltransferase SMYD1 isoform X2, translating into MTKGGMEAVELFTAEGKGRGLKAQKEFLPGDVIFAEPAYAAVVFDSLTHVICHTCFKRQERLHRCGQCKFAHYCDRTCQRAAWLNHKNECSAIKRHGKAPSENIRLAARILWKMEREGTGLSEGCLVPIEELQNHVDSFGEEEKKELRADVESFLEFWPPHCQQFGMQLISHIFGVISCNGFTLSDQRGLQAVGVGIFPNLCQANHDCWPNCTVVFNNGKIELRALSKISPGDELTVSYVDFLSLSEERRAQLKKQYYFDCACEHCKKQLKDDLMLAVKAGESKPSADTVKEVIQLSKDTLEKINKARMEGHYHEVVKLCRDCLKKQEPVLGDTNIYLLRILSIASEVLSYLQMFEEAADYAKRMVDGYLKIYHPNNAQLGMAVMRAGVTHWHAGLIEAGHGLICKAYAILLITHGPSHPITKDLEVMRVQTEMELRMFQQNEFMYYKMREAALKNQKIQVMPEPSNENAPSLFHKKE; encoded by the exons ATGACCAAAGGAGGAATGGAGGCCGTGGAATTGTTCACAGCCGAAGGCAAAGGCAGGGGATTGAAAGCCCagaaggaattcctgcctggggaTGTCATCTTTGCGGAGCCAGCCTACGCAGCCGTGGTTTTTGACAG CCTGACCCACGTCATCTGCCACACCTGCTTCAAgaggcaggagaggctgcacCGCTGCGGGCAGTGCAAGTTTGCCCATTACTGCGACAGGACCTGCCAGAGAGCGGCCTGGCTCAACCACAAAAACGAGTGCTCTGCCATCAAGAGGCATGGCAAGGCACCCTCTGAAAACATCAG gctggctgcCCGCATCCTGTGGAAGATGGAGCGGGAGGGCACGGGGCTGTCCGAGGGCTGCCTGGTGCCCATCGAGGAGCTGCAGAACCACGTGGACAGctttggggaggaggagaagaaggagctgCGAGCTGACGTGGAGAGTTTCCTGGAGTTCTGGCCGCCCCACTGCCAGCAGTTCGGGATGCAGCTCATCTCCCACATTTTCGGGGTG ATCAGCTGCAATGGCTTTACCCTCAGTGACCAAAGAGGACTGCAGGCTGTTGGAGTGGGAATCTTCCCCAACCTCTGCCAGGCCAACCATGACTGCTGGCCCAACTGCACTGTCGTCTTCAACAATGGCAA GATCGAGCTGAGGGCCCTGAGCAAGATTTCCCCGGGGGATGAGCTGACGGTTTCCTACGTGGATTTCCTCAGCCTGAGCGAGGAGCGGCGCGCGCAGCTCAAGAAGCAATATTACTTCGACTGCGCCTGTGAGCACTGCAAGAAACAGCTCAAGGATGACCTGATGCTGGCAGTGAAGGCAGGGGAAAGCAAG ccctctgcagaCACGGTGAAGGAGGTGATCCAGCTCTCCAAGGACACGCTGGAGAAGATCAACAAGGCCCGCATGGAGGGACATTACCACGAG GTTGTGAAGCTGTGCCGTGACTGCCTGAAGAAAcaggagcctgtgctgggggACACCAACATTTACCTGCTGAGGATCCTCAGCATTGCCTCCGAGGTGCTCTCCTACCTGCAGATGTTCGAGGAAGCAGCTGACTATGCCAAGAGGATGGTGGATGGCTACCT GAAAATTTACCATCCCAACAACGCTCAGCTGGGGATGGCCGTGATGCGGGCGGGAGTGACTCACTGGCACGCTGGCCTCATTGAAGCTGGCCATGGCTTGATCTGCAAAGCCTATGCCATCCTCCTGATAACCCATGGACCTTCCCACCCAATTACCAAAGACCTGGAG gtcaTGCGCGTGCAGACGGAGATGGAGCTGCGCATGTTCCAGCAGAACGAGTTCATGTATTACAAGATGAGGGAAGCTGCCCTCAAGAACCAGAAGATCCAAGTCATGCCTGAGCCCAGCAATGAGAATGCACCAAGCCTCTTCCACAAAAAGGAATAA
- the SMYD1 gene encoding histone-lysine N-methyltransferase SMYD1 isoform X1, with product MTKGGMEAVELFTAEGKGRGLKAQKEFLPGDVIFAEPAYAAVVFDSLTHVICHTCFKRQERLHRCGQCKFAHYCDRTCQRAAWLNHKNECSAIKRHGKAPSENIRLAARILWKMEREGTGLSEGCLVPIEELQNHVDSFGEEEKKELRADVESFLEFWPPHCQQFGMQLISHIFGVISCNGFTLSDQRGLQAVGVGIFPNLCQANHDCWPNCTVVFNNGNHEAVRSMFHTQMRIELRALSKISPGDELTVSYVDFLSLSEERRAQLKKQYYFDCACEHCKKQLKDDLMLAVKAGESKPSADTVKEVIQLSKDTLEKINKARMEGHYHEVVKLCRDCLKKQEPVLGDTNIYLLRILSIASEVLSYLQMFEEAADYAKRMVDGYLKIYHPNNAQLGMAVMRAGVTHWHAGLIEAGHGLICKAYAILLITHGPSHPITKDLEVMRVQTEMELRMFQQNEFMYYKMREAALKNQKIQVMPEPSNENAPSLFHKKE from the exons ATGACCAAAGGAGGAATGGAGGCCGTGGAATTGTTCACAGCCGAAGGCAAAGGCAGGGGATTGAAAGCCCagaaggaattcctgcctggggaTGTCATCTTTGCGGAGCCAGCCTACGCAGCCGTGGTTTTTGACAG CCTGACCCACGTCATCTGCCACACCTGCTTCAAgaggcaggagaggctgcacCGCTGCGGGCAGTGCAAGTTTGCCCATTACTGCGACAGGACCTGCCAGAGAGCGGCCTGGCTCAACCACAAAAACGAGTGCTCTGCCATCAAGAGGCATGGCAAGGCACCCTCTGAAAACATCAG gctggctgcCCGCATCCTGTGGAAGATGGAGCGGGAGGGCACGGGGCTGTCCGAGGGCTGCCTGGTGCCCATCGAGGAGCTGCAGAACCACGTGGACAGctttggggaggaggagaagaaggagctgCGAGCTGACGTGGAGAGTTTCCTGGAGTTCTGGCCGCCCCACTGCCAGCAGTTCGGGATGCAGCTCATCTCCCACATTTTCGGGGTG ATCAGCTGCAATGGCTTTACCCTCAGTGACCAAAGAGGACTGCAGGCTGTTGGAGTGGGAATCTTCCCCAACCTCTGCCAGGCCAACCATGACTGCTGGCCCAACTGCACTGTCGTCTTCAACAATGGCAA tCATGAGGCTGTAAGATCAATGTTCCACACACAGATGAG GATCGAGCTGAGGGCCCTGAGCAAGATTTCCCCGGGGGATGAGCTGACGGTTTCCTACGTGGATTTCCTCAGCCTGAGCGAGGAGCGGCGCGCGCAGCTCAAGAAGCAATATTACTTCGACTGCGCCTGTGAGCACTGCAAGAAACAGCTCAAGGATGACCTGATGCTGGCAGTGAAGGCAGGGGAAAGCAAG ccctctgcagaCACGGTGAAGGAGGTGATCCAGCTCTCCAAGGACACGCTGGAGAAGATCAACAAGGCCCGCATGGAGGGACATTACCACGAG GTTGTGAAGCTGTGCCGTGACTGCCTGAAGAAAcaggagcctgtgctgggggACACCAACATTTACCTGCTGAGGATCCTCAGCATTGCCTCCGAGGTGCTCTCCTACCTGCAGATGTTCGAGGAAGCAGCTGACTATGCCAAGAGGATGGTGGATGGCTACCT GAAAATTTACCATCCCAACAACGCTCAGCTGGGGATGGCCGTGATGCGGGCGGGAGTGACTCACTGGCACGCTGGCCTCATTGAAGCTGGCCATGGCTTGATCTGCAAAGCCTATGCCATCCTCCTGATAACCCATGGACCTTCCCACCCAATTACCAAAGACCTGGAG gtcaTGCGCGTGCAGACGGAGATGGAGCTGCGCATGTTCCAGCAGAACGAGTTCATGTATTACAAGATGAGGGAAGCTGCCCTCAAGAACCAGAAGATCCAAGTCATGCCTGAGCCCAGCAATGAGAATGCACCAAGCCTCTTCCACAAAAAGGAATAA
- the FABP1 gene encoding fatty acid-binding protein, liver encodes MSFTGKYELQHQENFEPFMRALGLPEDQIQKGKDLKSVSEIVQDGKKFTVTVTTGSKVMKNQFTIGEESEIELLNGEKVKAVVQMEGNNKLVTEVKGMKSVTELNGDTITYTMTMGDLTLKRVSKRI; translated from the exons ATGAGCTTCACTGGAAAATACGAGCTCCAGCACCAGGAAAACTTTGAGCCCTTCATGAGAGCCCTCG GGCTCCCTGAGGACCAGATCCAGAAGGGCAAGGACCTCAAGAGCGTCTCAGAAATTGTGCAGGATGGGAAAAAGTTCACGGTTACCGTGACCACTGGCTCCAAAGTGATGAAAAACCAGTTCACCATTGGGGAGGAGAGTGAGATTGAGCTGCTGAATGGAGAGAAAGTGAAG GCTGTTGTGCAGATGGAGGGAAACAACAAACTGGTCACAGAGGTGAAAGGGATGAAATCCGTCACGGAGCTCAACGGAGACACCATCACCTAC acaATGACCATGGGTGACCTCACCTTGAAGAGAGTCAGCAAGAGAATCTAG